A section of the Malania oleifera isolate guangnan ecotype guangnan chromosome 2, ASM2987363v1, whole genome shotgun sequence genome encodes:
- the LOC131148933 gene encoding desmethylxanthohumol 6'-O-methyltransferase-like, producing the protein MSTLQEEVDAKLKGEAHIWEVMLAFAGSMALKSAVELRVADIMHSHGRPITLRQIASAIDPPAAEITALSRIMTLLVRNSIFTATPSPPSDGGPSSETLYGLTPSSRWLLRDAEMTLAPMVLLETHPLVLSTWHRLANCVTDGGIAFKKAHGRDIWDFAGANPEFNAMFNGGMACTARIMLDAILAGYKDMLADVESLVDVGGGTGSAIAEVVKACPHIKGINFDLPHVVATAPPFPGVCHVAGDMFHNIPKADAIFMKWIMHDWGDEDCIKILKNCRKAISETNGKVIIIDIVLQPDGKHLFDETRLAFDLTMLVLSSGGRERTKLEWEKVLHEGGFSRYKIIKSPTLVSIIEAFP; encoded by the exons ATGTCAACACTACAGGAGGAAGTTGATGCAAAGTTAAAGGGTGAAGCTCACATATGGGAAGTGATGCTTGCTTTTGCAGGCTCCATGGCTCTCAAATCCGCTGTAGAGCTCCGCGTCGCCGACATCATGCACTCCCACGGCCGTCCAATCACCTTGCGCCAAATAGCCTCCGCCATCGACCCTCCCGCCGCCGAGATCACCGCCCTCTCCCGCATCATGACACTTCTCGTCCGCAATTCCATCTTCACCGCCACTCCTTCCCCGCCGTCAGATGGCGGCCCATCCTCAGAAACCCTCTACGGCCTCACTCCTTCCTCCAGGTGGCTCCTCCGTGACGCCGAGATGACCCTGGCGCCAATGGTGCTGCTGGAGACTCATCCCCTAGTGCTGTCCACCTGGCATCGGCTGGCCAATTGCGTCACCGACGGTGGGATCGCCTTCAAGAAGGCTCACGGCCGCGACATTTGGGACTTCGCCGGCGCAAATCCGGAGTTCAACGCCATGTTCAATGGCGGGATGGCGTGTACGGCTAGGATCATGCTCGATGCCATCCTGGCGGGGTACAAGGACATGCTTGCCGACGTGGAGTCCCTCGTGGACGTGGGAGGTGGGACCGGGTCAGCGATTGCTGAGGTGGTGAAAGCGTGTCCACACATCAAGGGTATCAACTTTGACTTGCCACATGTCGTTGCCACTGCACCCCCGTTCCCCGGAGTGTGCCACGTCGCAGGTGACATGTTCCATAATATTCCTAAAGCTGATGCAATTTTCATGAAG TGGATCATGCACGATTGGGGAGATGAAGATTGtatcaaaatcttgaaaaattgtCGAAAAGCAATCTCTGAGACAAATGGCAAGGTGATCATCATTGATATCGTTTTGCAACCAGATGGTAAACACTTATTTGACGAGACAAGGTTGGCATTTGATCTAACCATGCTTGTCCTCAGCTCTGGAGGAAGGGAAAGAACAAAATTAGAGTGGGAGAAGGTGTTACATGAAGGAGGATTTTCTCGCTATAAAATCATTAAAAGTCCAACATTAGTGTCAATTATCGAGGCATTTccataa